Sequence from the Sulfurihydrogenibium sp. genome:
TAGTGATGGAGAAATCAGAGTTCAAATAAATGAAAATGTTAGAGGTGCTGACGTTTTTGTCATTCAATCTCTAAGCCATCCTACAAACGATAGTATCATGGAGCTTTTACTTTTATTAGATGCTTTAAAAAGGTCTTCAGCCCATAGAATAACTGCTGTTATTCCATACTATGCATATGCAAGACAAGATAGAAAAGATAAGCCAAGAGTACCTATCAGTGCTAAATTACTTGCAGATTTGATTCAAACAGCGGGGGCTCACAGAGTTCTAACGGTAGATTTACATTCAGCTCAAATACAAGGGTTTTTCAACATTCCGGTTGACAATATTTTTGCATTACCTGTTATATATGAGTATTTAAAAGCAAAAAACATAGAAGATTTAGTTATTGTCTCACCTGATGCAGGCGGTGTTGAAAGGGCAAGAATGCTTCAAAATAGACTTGGCGGCAATCTTGCAATAATATATAAAAAAAGACCGGCTCCAAACGTAGTGGAAACCCTTGATGTTATTGGTGATGTGAGCGGTAAAAACGCTGTAATCATTGATGATATTATAGATACTGCCGGAACTATCGTAGCAGCTGCTGATATGTTAATTTCTAAAGGTGCCAAATCTGTAATTGCAGCATGT
This genomic interval carries:
- a CDS encoding ribose-phosphate pyrophosphokinase, encoding MSRALKIISGNANLSLSKEISNYLETPLVDVLLTRFSDGEIRVQINENVRGADVFVIQSLSHPTNDSIMELLLLLDALKRSSAHRITAVIPYYAYARQDRKDKPRVPISAKLLADLIQTAGAHRVLTVDLHSAQIQGFFNIPVDNIFALPVIYEYLKAKNIEDLVIVSPDAGGVERARMLQNRLGGNLAIIYKKRPAPNVVETLDVIGDVSGKNAVIIDDIIDTAGTIVAAADMLISKGAKSVIAACTHPVFSGPAVERLKNSSIQEVIATNTIPVDGKEFDKLTVISVAELLGEAIKRINIESSVSSLFI